One Deinococcus radiotolerans DNA window includes the following coding sequences:
- a CDS encoding asparaginase — MIQLDHAGTPGAVTYRRGGLDESRHEIHVAVVTPGGQLLGACGDPALVTFPRSTSKPVQALPLALAAPDLPADELAIACASHAGTPAHLEVVTRLLARSGSRVEDLRCGTHPPFDAHAAAELICAGQSPTPLHHNCSGKHAGMLLSCVLNGWSREGYAAPDHPLQVRIRQAHAELAGVEPGEVQAGTDGCSVPAFALPLTGMARVFARLADPDAAPALRRIAAAMTAHPDLVAGPGRLDTTLMPQVDGLVTKMGAEGFFGLGLRESRRGPVGVAFKIVDGGERARPHVALAVLEALGVPLTPAARALAPVTQHNWAGREVGEVRVTLPWTWHA; from the coding sequence ATGATTCAACTTGATCACGCTGGGACGCCCGGCGCAGTGACCTACCGCCGCGGGGGCCTGGACGAGAGCCGGCACGAGATTCATGTGGCCGTGGTGACCCCGGGCGGGCAGCTGCTCGGAGCCTGCGGTGACCCTGCGCTGGTCACGTTCCCGCGCAGTACGAGTAAGCCGGTGCAGGCCCTGCCGCTGGCCCTGGCCGCCCCGGACCTGCCGGCGGATGAACTGGCGATCGCGTGCGCCAGTCACGCCGGAACCCCGGCGCACCTGGAGGTGGTGACGCGCCTGCTGGCCCGTTCGGGCAGTCGCGTGGAGGACCTGCGCTGCGGCACTCACCCGCCCTTCGACGCCCATGCCGCGGCCGAGTTGATCTGTGCGGGGCAGTCACCCACGCCCCTGCATCACAACTGCTCAGGTAAGCACGCCGGGATGCTGCTGAGCTGCGTGCTGAACGGCTGGTCCCGTGAAGGGTACGCGGCGCCCGATCATCCGCTGCAGGTGCGGATCCGTCAGGCTCATGCGGAGCTGGCTGGGGTCGAGCCGGGCGAGGTGCAGGCGGGGACGGACGGATGCAGCGTGCCGGCGTTCGCGCTGCCGCTGACCGGCATGGCCCGGGTGTTCGCCCGGCTGGCCGACCCGGATGCGGCGCCCGCCCTGCGCCGGATCGCCGCGGCCATGACCGCCCACCCTGATCTGGTCGCCGGTCCAGGGCGACTGGACACCACCCTGATGCCGCAGGTGGACGGCCTGGTGACCAAGATGGGCGCCGAGGGCTTTTTCGGTCTGGGCCTGCGGGAGAGTCGCCGCGGTCCGGTGGGCGTGGCGTTCAAGATCGTCGACGGTGGCGAGCGGGCGCGGCCTCACGTGGCGCTGGCGGTGCTTGAGGCGCTCGGCGTGCCCCTGACCCCGGCGGCGCGGGCGCTGGCGCCCGTCACGCAGCACAACTGGGCCGGGCGGGAGGTGGGGGAGGTGCGGGTCACGTTGCCTTGGACGTGGCACGCCTGA
- a CDS encoding AraC family transcriptional regulator: MRPIPLPDAFSSPGLLALLDLLHFLPDTVAFIKDDQGRYVYGNDTLLRRLHLRSPEALTGRQASDLFPAALGDRYTQQDLKVLAGKPLTEHLERHLYTGGRSGWCLTTKRAVHDPGGATLGLIGISRDLAMSPGSGTALADAVAHIQEHYARPLSIADLAARNQMSLVTFERQIKRVYGVTPSQLLMRARVEAATRLLQTTAWPVARVAVECGYFDHSAFSRVFKAAVGVTPRQFRELFPPEPATPSKVRR, translated from the coding sequence GTGCGCCCGATTCCACTCCCTGACGCTTTCAGCAGCCCCGGCCTGCTGGCCCTCCTGGACCTGCTGCACTTCCTGCCGGACACCGTCGCGTTCATCAAGGACGACCAGGGCCGCTACGTGTACGGCAACGACACCCTCCTTCGGCGCCTGCACCTGCGCAGCCCCGAAGCCCTGACCGGGCGGCAGGCCAGTGACCTCTTCCCCGCCGCGCTGGGCGACCGCTACACCCAGCAGGACCTGAAAGTCCTGGCGGGCAAACCCCTCACCGAGCACCTGGAACGGCACCTGTACACCGGCGGGCGGTCCGGCTGGTGCCTGACCACCAAGCGCGCCGTGCACGACCCGGGCGGCGCGACCCTGGGCCTGATCGGCATCTCACGGGACCTCGCTATGTCCCCCGGCAGCGGCACCGCCCTGGCCGACGCCGTGGCGCACATCCAGGAGCACTACGCGCGCCCGCTCTCCATCGCGGACCTCGCCGCGCGCAACCAGATGAGCCTGGTCACCTTCGAACGCCAGATCAAACGCGTGTACGGCGTCACGCCCAGCCAGCTGCTGATGCGCGCGAGGGTCGAGGCGGCCACCCGGCTCCTGCAGACGACCGCCTGGCCCGTGGCGCGCGTCGCCGTGGAATGCGGCTACTTCGACCACAGCGCCTTCAGCCGGGTGTTCAAGGCCGCGGTCGGCGTCACGCCCCGCCAGTTCAGGGAGCTGTTCCCACCGGAACCCGCGACCCCTTCAAAGGTCAGGCGGTGA
- a CDS encoding proline racemase family protein, with protein MVQFSPARATRRVRFIDSHTAGEPTRVVLDGFPSLPGATLAEQRQALGGDFDAWRGLVNLEPRGNDVLVSALRVPARAPGCVAGVIFFNNVGPLGMCGHGTIGLVTTLAYLGEIGPGAHRIETPVGVVAATLRDDGRVSVQNVPAHRARRDVTVSVPGLGDVRGDVAWGGNWFFITEVDGRGLHVDHVADLTDRAARIRQALCAAGVTGDGGSEIDHIELSGLVGGVSRNFVLCPGNAYDRSPCGTGTSAKIACLAADGQLAPGERWVQQSVIGTEFEGEYRWADGQVQPTITGRAYVTAEGELIVQPGDPFAWGIRPGAEPQAASR; from the coding sequence ATGGTTCAATTCAGTCCGGCGCGCGCCACGCGGCGTGTGCGCTTCATCGATTCTCACACGGCGGGCGAGCCGACCCGGGTCGTGCTGGACGGCTTCCCCTCGCTGCCCGGCGCGACGCTGGCCGAGCAGCGTCAGGCCCTGGGGGGCGACTTCGACGCGTGGCGCGGCCTCGTGAACCTCGAGCCGCGCGGGAATGACGTGCTGGTCAGCGCGCTACGCGTGCCCGCCCGGGCGCCGGGCTGCGTGGCGGGCGTCATCTTCTTCAACAATGTGGGCCCGCTGGGCATGTGCGGGCACGGCACCATCGGCCTGGTGACCACGCTGGCGTACCTGGGTGAGATCGGGCCGGGCGCGCACCGCATCGAGACGCCGGTGGGTGTGGTCGCGGCCACGCTGCGTGACGACGGCCGCGTGAGTGTACAGAACGTCCCGGCCCACCGCGCCCGGCGGGACGTCACGGTGAGCGTGCCGGGCCTGGGGGACGTGCGCGGGGACGTCGCCTGGGGCGGCAACTGGTTTTTCATCACGGAGGTGGACGGCCGCGGGCTTCACGTGGACCACGTGGCGGACCTCACCGACCGGGCCGCCCGGATCCGGCAGGCGCTCTGCGCGGCGGGCGTGACGGGTGACGGCGGCTCGGAGATCGACCACATCGAACTGTCCGGCCTGGTGGGTGGCGTCTCCCGGAATTTCGTGCTCTGCCCCGGGAACGCGTACGACCGCAGCCCCTGCGGAACCGGCACGAGCGCCAAGATCGCGTGCCTGGCCGCGGACGGTCAGCTCGCCCCGGGCGAGCGGTGGGTGCAGCAGAGCGTGATCGGCACAGAATTTGAAGGCGAGTACCGCTGGGCGGACGGTCAGGTGCAGCCCACGATCACGGGCCGCGCCTACGTCACCGCCGAAGGTGAACTGATCGTGCAGCCCGGCGATCCGTTCGCCTGGGGCATCCGGCCCGGGGCTGAGCCGCAGGCGGCCTCCCGGTGA
- a CDS encoding NAD(P)/FAD-dependent oxidoreductase → MTGQAVVVGGGMVGAACTDVLARLGWQVTVVESGAVGGGATAAGMGHLVVMDDSPAQLALTSLSLTLWDALAPQLPAQAEYRRCGTLWIASDETEVRGAQPKQRQYHAAGRDATLLDAAELARLEPALRGGLAGALRVPGDAVVYAPVVARFLIERAGAQVRRDEVTALEDGCVRLHRGGPLRADLTVVAGGAEAARLLPEVPLRPRRGQLVITERTDLPVRHQLVELGYLRSAHGSDEDSVAFNVQPRPTGQLLIGSSRQFGPAGRDIDWALLRRMLGRAAEFLPALADLSALRIWTGLRSATPDHLPVVGFHPDRPGLYLAVGHEGLGITTALGTAALLGADITGGASPLPGVDLGLGRFTGALHA, encoded by the coding sequence GTGACGGGACAGGCCGTGGTGGTGGGCGGCGGTATGGTCGGCGCGGCCTGCACGGACGTCCTGGCCCGCCTGGGCTGGCAGGTCACGGTCGTGGAGTCCGGCGCGGTCGGGGGAGGGGCAACCGCGGCCGGCATGGGTCACTTGGTGGTCATGGATGACAGTCCGGCGCAGCTGGCGCTGACCAGTTTAAGCCTGACCCTGTGGGACGCCCTGGCGCCGCAGCTGCCCGCCCAGGCGGAGTACCGCCGGTGCGGCACCCTCTGGATTGCCAGTGATGAGACCGAGGTGCGGGGCGCGCAGCCCAAGCAGCGGCAGTACCACGCCGCTGGCCGGGACGCGACCCTGCTGGACGCGGCGGAACTCGCGCGGCTGGAACCGGCGCTGCGGGGGGGGCTGGCGGGCGCGCTGCGCGTGCCGGGCGACGCGGTGGTGTACGCCCCGGTCGTCGCCCGGTTCCTGATCGAGCGGGCCGGCGCGCAGGTGCGCCGCGACGAGGTGACCGCCCTGGAGGACGGGTGCGTGCGCCTGCACCGCGGCGGACCGCTGCGGGCTGATCTGACCGTGGTGGCGGGCGGTGCGGAAGCGGCCCGGCTGCTGCCCGAGGTGCCGCTGCGTCCCCGGCGGGGCCAGCTGGTGATCACCGAGCGCACCGACCTGCCCGTGCGGCATCAACTGGTGGAACTCGGGTACCTCCGGAGCGCGCACGGCAGTGACGAGGACAGCGTGGCGTTCAACGTGCAGCCGCGCCCCACCGGGCAACTGCTGATCGGGTCCAGCCGGCAGTTCGGTCCGGCCGGCCGCGACATTGACTGGGCCCTGCTGCGCCGCATGCTGGGCCGCGCCGCGGAGTTCCTGCCGGCCCTGGCTGACCTGTCGGCGCTGCGCATCTGGACGGGGCTGCGCAGCGCCACCCCCGATCACCTGCCGGTGGTGGGATTCCACCCGGACCGGCCCGGCCTGTACCTCGCCGTGGGGCACGAGGGCCTGGGCATCACCACGGCCCTGGGCACCGCGGCGCTGCTGGGCGCGGACATCACGGGCGGGGCGTCCCCGCTGCCCGGCGTGGATCTCGGCCTCGGGCGTTTTACTGGAGCCCTTCATGCCTGA
- a CDS encoding 2Fe-2S iron-sulfur cluster-binding protein, which produces MPELTVEGRAVTVADGVTVLAALQNLGLHVTRRSGRGEARGALCGMGVCAECRALVNGVLVRTCLTTAQAGLTVERVAEVRGDR; this is translated from the coding sequence ATGCCTGAACTGACCGTAGAGGGCCGCGCGGTCACCGTGGCGGACGGCGTGACGGTCCTGGCAGCACTGCAGAACCTGGGCTTGCACGTCACGCGCCGCAGCGGGCGCGGTGAGGCGCGCGGCGCGCTGTGCGGCATGGGCGTGTGCGCCGAGTGCCGCGCGCTGGTGAACGGCGTGCTGGTCCGCACCTGCCTCACCACCGCGCAGGCGGGCCTGACCGTCGAGCGGGTGGCGGAGGTGCGCGGTGACCGCTGA
- a CDS encoding FAD-dependent oxidoreductase, with product MTAERADVVVVGAGPAGLQAARTAAQGGAAVLLLDAGPGPGGQIWRGLSPAQAGVAGALLRDVQALKVTHLSRAEVSLATAGPAGGYDLVVVTPGGLRHIHAPKLILATGATERFLPFPGWTLPGVVGAGGLQAMTKSGLVIRGQRVVVAGTGPLLLAVAASLRDRGAQVVAVAEQARWPDLARFSLRASRLPGKGRETLALATRLRGVPVWPGTYPLRAAGEDRVTSVTLRRGQRTVTLDCDWLAVGFGLVPDTRLAVLLGCELQRGAVQVGDQQQTSRPDLYAAGELTGVGGVDQALLEGFTAGCAATGQQERLAAVADRAAALRAFQGTLERSFALRPELRALPEPDTVVCRCEDVPFSALHRCASWTDAKIQTRCGMGACQGRVCGPATTALFDWIFTGVRPPLTPLRLSDLLQAAEPRAEPPRPAAPTPPAPTPFPEEEIA from the coding sequence GTGACCGCTGAGCGCGCCGACGTCGTGGTCGTGGGGGCCGGACCCGCTGGCCTGCAGGCGGCCCGGACCGCCGCGCAGGGCGGCGCGGCCGTCCTGCTGCTCGACGCCGGGCCCGGTCCGGGCGGGCAGATCTGGCGTGGCCTGAGCCCCGCGCAGGCCGGCGTAGCCGGGGCGCTCCTGCGGGACGTGCAGGCCCTAAAGGTCACGCACCTGAGCCGCGCCGAGGTGAGCCTGGCCACCGCCGGGCCCGCCGGAGGCTACGACCTCGTCGTGGTCACGCCGGGCGGCCTGCGCCACATTCACGCGCCGAAACTCATCCTGGCCACGGGCGCCACGGAACGGTTCCTGCCGTTCCCCGGCTGGACCCTGCCGGGCGTGGTGGGCGCCGGCGGCCTGCAAGCCATGACCAAGAGCGGCCTGGTCATCCGGGGCCAGCGGGTTGTGGTGGCCGGCACCGGGCCGCTGCTGCTCGCGGTGGCGGCCAGTCTCCGGGATAGGGGCGCGCAGGTGGTGGCGGTGGCCGAACAGGCCCGCTGGCCCGACCTGGCCCGCTTCAGCCTGCGCGCCAGCCGCCTGCCCGGCAAGGGGCGCGAGACGCTGGCCCTCGCCACGCGCCTGCGCGGCGTGCCCGTCTGGCCCGGCACGTACCCCCTGCGGGCCGCCGGTGAGGACCGCGTGACGTCCGTGACCCTGCGCCGCGGCCAGCGGACCGTGACGCTGGACTGTGACTGGCTGGCCGTGGGTTTCGGCCTGGTGCCGGACACGCGCCTGGCGGTCCTCCTGGGGTGCGAATTGCAGCGCGGCGCCGTGCAGGTCGGGGATCAGCAGCAGACCAGCCGCCCGGACCTCTACGCCGCCGGCGAGCTCACCGGGGTGGGCGGGGTCGACCAGGCGCTCTTGGAGGGCTTCACGGCAGGCTGCGCCGCCACGGGTCAGCAGGAGCGGCTGGCGGCGGTCGCTGACCGCGCCGCGGCCCTGCGCGCCTTTCAGGGCACGCTGGAGCGCTCCTTTGCCCTGCGGCCCGAACTGCGGGCGCTGCCTGAACCGGACACGGTCGTCTGCCGCTGCGAGGACGTTCCCTTCAGCGCGCTGCACCGCTGCGCCTCCTGGACGGACGCGAAGATCCAGACGCGCTGCGGCATGGGCGCCTGCCAGGGCCGCGTGTGCGGCCCGGCCACCACGGCCCTCTTCGACTGGATCTTCACCGGCGTGCGGCCCCCCCTGACGCCCCTGCGGCTCTCGGATCTCTTGCAGGCTGCCGAGCCCCGGGCTGAACCGCCCCGCCCGGCCGCTCCCACCCCCCCCGCCCCCACTCCATTTCCCGAGGAGGAAATCGCATGA
- a CDS encoding dihydrodipicolinate synthase family protein, with the protein MTQPTLFEGVFPAITTPFQADGTVDHDFLSEHARWMMRAGSRGIVPLGSLGEGNTLEEAEKTAVLRTLVSALGSAPVIPGIGSLSTAGAVRLAQAAQDAGCQGLMVLPPYVYTSDWREMKAHMAAVISATDLPVILYNNPIAYRTDFQPAHILELAQEHANVRAVKESSADVRRVTALAATLPAHVELMVGVDDLLLEGVAAGATGWIAGLVNAYPAESVQLFNLARGGQLKEAADLYRWFLPLLRLDTGIKFVQLIKQVQAEVGRGSAQVRAPRLPLTPDEVREVQGLVAQASARQPALV; encoded by the coding sequence ATGACCCAGCCCACACTGTTTGAAGGTGTTTTTCCCGCCATCACCACCCCGTTCCAGGCGGACGGGACGGTCGATCACGACTTCCTGAGTGAACACGCCCGGTGGATGATGCGCGCCGGCAGCCGCGGCATCGTGCCCCTGGGGTCCCTCGGTGAGGGCAACACCCTGGAAGAAGCCGAGAAGACGGCCGTGCTGCGCACCCTGGTCAGCGCGCTGGGGAGCGCCCCGGTGATCCCGGGTATCGGCAGCCTCAGCACGGCCGGCGCGGTGCGGCTCGCCCAGGCCGCCCAGGACGCCGGCTGCCAGGGTCTGATGGTTCTGCCGCCCTACGTGTACACCAGCGACTGGCGCGAGATGAAAGCGCACATGGCGGCCGTGATCAGCGCCACCGACCTGCCCGTCATCCTGTACAACAATCCCATCGCGTACCGCACGGACTTCCAGCCGGCCCACATCCTGGAACTCGCGCAGGAGCACGCCAACGTGCGCGCCGTGAAGGAATCCAGCGCGGACGTCCGCCGCGTGACCGCGCTCGCCGCCACGCTCCCCGCGCACGTGGAACTGATGGTCGGCGTTGACGACCTGCTGCTCGAAGGCGTGGCGGCCGGCGCGACCGGTTGGATCGCCGGCCTCGTCAACGCCTACCCCGCCGAGAGCGTGCAGCTGTTCAACTTGGCCAGGGGCGGCCAGCTGAAGGAGGCCGCTGACCTGTACCGCTGGTTCCTGCCGCTGCTGCGCCTGGACACCGGCATCAAGTTCGTGCAGCTGATCAAGCAGGTGCAGGCTGAGGTGGGGCGCGGCAGCGCCCAGGTCCGCGCGCCCCGCCTGCCGCTGACGCCCGACGAGGTCCGCGAGGTGCAGGGCTTGGTCGCGCAGGCCTCGGCCCGGCAGCCCGCGCTGGTATGA
- a CDS encoding aldehyde dehydrogenase (NADP(+)): MTAPRTFHAVNPATGRPLEPGFPVTSPAELDRLVGAAGQAARPYARCPGARRAEFLRAAADQLTARTEDLVRCAAQETALPEARLRGEVQRTAHQLRLFADTAEEGSWVDARLDRPDPQRTPPRPDLRSLRVPLGPVAVFAASNFPLAFSVAGGDTASALAAGCPVVVKAHPAHPGTSALAARALMDAAEATGMPRGVFGVVYDDGFDLGLALVRHPLIRAVGFTGSRAGGLALLAAAQARPVPIPVFAEMSSVNPVILSESALTAGGDALVQGLAGSVSGSGGQLCTQPGLIFVPAGPAGDHFLRQLAARLDATPGCTLLSGGIHAAFTAGTAALATQADVRPLHAAVRDSPAAHSQLFEVDLPGLRAAPELTREVFGPVSLAVRYGHLTDLPPVLQAMEGQLTATLHARPDELPAWQPVLDVLTDRAGRVILNGFPTGVEVGHAVVHGGPFPATSDGASTSVGTRATDRFTRPFAYQDFPDHTLPPELQDANPLGLWRLVDGVRTQRPLTPECSP; this comes from the coding sequence ATGACCGCCCCACGCACCTTCCACGCGGTGAACCCGGCCACGGGACGCCCCCTGGAGCCCGGCTTCCCCGTGACCTCCCCGGCCGAACTGGACCGGTTGGTGGGCGCCGCCGGGCAGGCCGCCCGGCCGTACGCCCGCTGCCCTGGCGCGCGCCGGGCCGAGTTCCTGCGGGCCGCGGCCGATCAGCTCACCGCGCGCACCGAGGACCTCGTCCGGTGCGCGGCGCAGGAGACTGCGCTGCCCGAAGCCCGCCTGCGCGGCGAAGTGCAGCGCACCGCGCATCAACTGCGGCTCTTCGCCGACACGGCCGAGGAGGGCTCCTGGGTGGACGCGCGGCTGGACCGGCCCGACCCGCAGCGCACGCCCCCCAGACCGGACCTGCGCAGCCTGCGGGTGCCGCTGGGCCCGGTCGCGGTGTTCGCCGCCAGCAACTTCCCCCTGGCATTCAGCGTCGCGGGCGGCGACACGGCGTCCGCGCTGGCGGCAGGCTGCCCGGTCGTGGTCAAGGCCCACCCGGCGCATCCCGGCACGTCTGCCCTGGCCGCCCGCGCCCTGATGGACGCAGCGGAGGCCACCGGCATGCCCCGGGGCGTTTTCGGCGTGGTATACGACGACGGCTTCGACCTCGGGCTCGCCCTGGTCCGCCACCCACTCATCCGCGCCGTGGGGTTCACTGGCTCGCGCGCCGGGGGCCTGGCCCTGCTGGCCGCCGCCCAGGCGCGCCCCGTGCCGATTCCGGTCTTCGCAGAGATGAGCAGCGTCAACCCCGTGATCCTGAGCGAGTCGGCCCTCACCGCCGGCGGTGACGCCCTCGTCCAGGGGCTGGCCGGCAGCGTCAGCGGCTCGGGCGGCCAACTCTGCACCCAGCCGGGCCTGATCTTCGTGCCCGCCGGCCCGGCCGGCGATCACTTCCTGCGCCAGCTGGCCGCGCGTCTGGACGCCACGCCCGGGTGCACCCTGCTCTCAGGCGGCATTCACGCGGCCTTCACCGCCGGCACGGCCGCCCTGGCCACGCAGGCGGACGTCCGGCCCCTGCACGCAGCTGTCCGTGACAGCCCAGCAGCGCACAGTCAGCTGTTCGAAGTGGACCTCCCGGGTCTCCGCGCGGCCCCAGAGCTGACCCGTGAGGTCTTCGGTCCGGTCAGCCTCGCTGTGCGCTACGGGCACCTCACCGACCTGCCCCCGGTCCTGCAGGCCATGGAGGGCCAGCTGACCGCCACCCTGCACGCTCGCCCCGACGAACTGCCCGCGTGGCAGCCCGTCCTGGACGTCCTGACGGACCGGGCCGGGCGCGTCATTCTTAACGGCTTCCCCACCGGCGTCGAGGTCGGGCACGCAGTGGTGCACGGCGGGCCCTTCCCCGCCACCAGCGACGGCGCCAGCACCAGCGTCGGCACGCGCGCCACCGACCGCTTCACCCGGCCCTTCGCCTACCAGGATTTCCCCGACCACACGCTGCCGCCAGAACTGCAAGACGCCAACCCCCTCGGCCTCTGGCGCCTCGTGGACGGCGTCCGGACCCAGCGCCCCCTGACCCCGGAGTGTTCACCATGA
- a CDS encoding branched-chain amino acid ABC transporter substrate-binding protein yields the protein MKTAALLLLTAALTGTASAQTTIKLATISPLSGPQSDMGLQLRNGTQLAVNAYKAKFKALGFDLQLVAYDDQADPATGTAAARKLVADRDILAVVGTLNSGVAIPVSSVLASSHVTMVSPLNTANEVTDRGLKNVNRIVARVDAQGPAAARFMINSLKVRKVYLLNDKTTFGEGLAGEVERALQAGGVQILANEGTEEKTDFFSVVAKIKLQKPDAIYFGGMYSQAGVFAKQLREAGILTPIVGGDGFDSADLLTIAGAGAERIYFTTIAAPPASLPAAATLATQYQKTFSRPLQGFGMFSYDAASVALQGILAAMPAKGTRPSREQVERATRNLTVTGLISGTVSFNSVGDRRNVKLYVLQVTNKTFKLDTTVDVVSRP from the coding sequence ATGAAAACTGCCGCCCTGCTGCTCCTGACCGCCGCGCTGACCGGCACCGCCAGCGCCCAGACGACCATCAAGCTCGCCACCATCTCCCCCCTGTCCGGCCCGCAGTCCGACATGGGCCTCCAGCTGCGCAACGGCACGCAACTGGCCGTGAACGCCTACAAGGCCAAATTCAAGGCGCTCGGCTTCGACCTGCAACTCGTCGCGTACGACGACCAGGCCGATCCCGCCACCGGCACGGCCGCCGCGCGCAAACTGGTGGCCGACCGGGACATCCTCGCCGTCGTCGGCACGCTGAACAGCGGCGTGGCCATTCCCGTCAGCAGCGTCCTGGCCAGCAGTCACGTGACCATGGTGTCTCCCCTGAACACCGCCAACGAGGTCACCGACCGCGGCCTGAAGAACGTCAACCGTATCGTCGCCCGCGTGGACGCCCAGGGACCCGCCGCCGCGAGATTCATGATCAACTCCCTCAAGGTCCGCAAGGTGTACCTCCTGAACGACAAGACCACGTTCGGCGAGGGCCTCGCCGGGGAAGTCGAGCGGGCCCTCCAGGCCGGCGGCGTGCAGATCCTGGCGAACGAAGGGACCGAGGAGAAAACGGACTTCTTCAGCGTCGTCGCCAAGATCAAGTTGCAGAAACCGGACGCCATCTACTTCGGCGGCATGTACAGCCAGGCGGGCGTCTTCGCCAAGCAGCTGCGCGAGGCGGGCATCCTCACGCCCATCGTCGGCGGCGACGGCTTCGACAGTGCCGACCTGCTGACCATCGCCGGCGCCGGCGCCGAACGGATCTACTTCACGACCATCGCCGCGCCGCCCGCCTCGCTGCCCGCCGCGGCCACCCTGGCCACGCAGTACCAGAAGACGTTCAGCCGTCCCCTCCAGGGCTTCGGGATGTTCTCCTACGACGCCGCCAGCGTGGCCCTACAGGGCATCCTCGCGGCCATGCCCGCCAAAGGCACCCGGCCAAGCCGGGAACAGGTCGAGCGGGCCACGCGGAACCTGACGGTCACCGGCCTCATCTCCGGCACGGTCAGCTTCAACAGCGTCGGCGACCGCAGGAACGTCAAGCTGTACGTCCTCCAGGTCACCAACAAGACCTTCAAGCTGGACACCACAGTCGACGTGGTCTCGCGGCCCTGA
- a CDS encoding sensor domain-containing diguanylate cyclase: MTPADLTHRLRRLGLQGPPATLDDPQGLLRQLEQTVQLLEDATETLTAVQVAYDHTASLLAVLSVDGRLLNVNRAALDLIQAAREDLIGQPFWTTPWWRSSPAAQQQLQQDIGRAAGGAVISGVLHLHLADRTVTVEYHLIPVRRQGQFTGLLVEGRNVTEHARLVETLHQERAFLNAVLDHMQDGVVACDAHGTLTVFNRATQDMHGLPQRPLSPEDWSGAYDLFQADGHTPLRPEQIPLYRALHGEAVQDSLMVIRPAARAPLLISASGQPLRGEDGSLLGAAVVMRDVTDEQASRAQLEHAATHDALTGLLNRAALTGALHSSQKPGRHRDVAALLFLDLDGFKSINDAHGHHVGDEVLQVVARRLTSNLYGGDLVARLGGDEFVAVLAGPCTATQAQMAAERVLAGLRAPVMSSAGTLHLSASIGLVTDLRGASPDELLDRADRVMYQAKKAGKNRVVPEEP; encoded by the coding sequence ATGACCCCCGCAGACCTCACCCACCGGCTGCGTCGCCTCGGCCTTCAGGGGCCGCCGGCCACCCTGGACGATCCGCAGGGCCTGCTCCGGCAACTGGAACAGACCGTCCAGCTGCTTGAGGACGCCACGGAGACCCTGACGGCCGTGCAGGTCGCCTACGATCACACGGCGAGCCTGCTGGCCGTGCTCAGCGTCGACGGGCGGCTCCTGAACGTGAACCGCGCCGCTCTCGACCTGATTCAGGCCGCGCGGGAGGACCTGATCGGCCAGCCCTTCTGGACCACGCCCTGGTGGCGCAGCTCGCCCGCCGCGCAGCAGCAGCTTCAACAGGACATCGGCCGGGCCGCCGGTGGCGCCGTCATCAGCGGCGTCCTGCACCTGCACCTCGCGGACCGGACCGTGACCGTCGAGTACCACCTGATCCCCGTGCGCCGTCAGGGGCAGTTCACTGGCCTGCTGGTCGAGGGCCGGAACGTGACCGAACACGCCCGGCTCGTCGAGACCCTGCACCAGGAGCGGGCCTTCCTGAACGCCGTGCTGGACCACATGCAGGACGGCGTTGTGGCCTGCGACGCGCACGGCACCCTGACCGTCTTCAACCGGGCCACGCAGGACATGCACGGCCTGCCGCAGCGGCCCCTGTCCCCCGAGGACTGGAGTGGCGCGTACGACCTCTTCCAGGCGGACGGCCACACGCCGCTGCGGCCGGAACAGATTCCGCTGTACCGGGCGCTGCACGGAGAAGCCGTTCAGGACAGCCTGATGGTGATCCGCCCGGCGGCGCGCGCGCCACTCCTGATCAGTGCGTCCGGGCAACCCCTGCGCGGCGAGGACGGTTCACTGCTCGGCGCGGCGGTCGTGATGCGGGACGTCACTGACGAGCAGGCCAGTCGCGCGCAACTGGAGCATGCCGCCACGCACGACGCCCTGACGGGCCTGCTCAACCGCGCCGCATTGACCGGCGCCCTGCACAGCAGCCAGAAACCGGGGCGGCACCGGGACGTAGCTGCGCTGCTCTTCCTCGACCTGGACGGCTTCAAATCCATCAACGACGCGCACGGGCATCACGTGGGTGACGAGGTGCTGCAGGTGGTGGCCCGGCGCCTGACCAGCAACCTGTACGGGGGCGACCTGGTCGCCCGGCTCGGCGGGGACGAATTCGTGGCGGTCCTGGCCGGTCCGTGCACCGCCACTCAGGCGCAGATGGCCGCCGAGCGAGTCCTGGCGGGCCTCCGGGCGCCGGTGATGAGCAGTGCCGGCACGCTGCACCTCTCGGCGTCCATTGGCCTCGTCACGGACCTCCGCGGCGCCTCCCCAGACGAACTGCTGGACCGCGCCGACCGGGTGATGTACCAGGCCAAGAAGGCGGGGAAGAACCGGGTCGTGCCCGAGGAGCCCTGA